One genomic segment of Corallococcus silvisoli includes these proteins:
- a CDS encoding RDD family protein, with amino-acid sequence MATGRGSGRVLRLVQEDAEPDSPYPKASLLLRLGARVVDCAVAWGLYVVCGAAGAVVALLFLLLADGMLQGQSVGKRLCGVKVMHLPTRSAARHRDSTLRNAPLALVVLLGMMPAPHGVVAALAGFVVIGGVEAWRVLRDPLGLRLGDTWAQTQVVDGKVVAGATVAARTPVAATRAPGRLMSAAKVRRGKAFRKGRRGKPCASR; translated from the coding sequence ATGGCCACGGGGCGGGGCTCGGGCCGGGTGCTGCGGCTGGTGCAGGAGGACGCGGAGCCGGATTCGCCCTACCCGAAGGCGTCGCTGCTCTTGCGCCTGGGCGCCCGGGTGGTGGACTGCGCGGTGGCCTGGGGCCTGTATGTGGTGTGTGGCGCGGCGGGCGCGGTGGTGGCGCTCCTGTTCCTGCTGCTCGCGGACGGGATGCTCCAGGGCCAGAGCGTGGGCAAGCGCCTCTGCGGCGTGAAGGTGATGCACCTGCCCACGCGCTCCGCCGCCCGGCACCGGGACAGCACGCTGCGCAACGCGCCGCTCGCGCTGGTGGTGCTCCTGGGGATGATGCCCGCGCCGCACGGCGTGGTGGCCGCCCTGGCGGGCTTCGTGGTGATTGGCGGCGTGGAGGCGTGGCGTGTGCTGCGCGACCCGCTGGGCCTGCGGCTGGGGGATACCTGGGCGCAGACGCAGGTGGTGGACGGGAAGGTTGTCGCGGGCGCGACGGTTGCAGCCCGCACACCGGTGGCCGCGACGCGCGCCCCCGGACGGTTGATGTCCGCGGCGAAGGTGCGCCGTGGCAAGGCATTCAGGAAAGGGAGACGGGGTAAGCCATGCGCATCGCGCTGA
- a CDS encoding ABC-2 transporter permease, whose protein sequence is MRSPVFVIAGYVLREAASRKFILAFMVGLTLVLATVALSLKLEVVDGALAATRLFGDVVHASITAVDVALRPVFRASAYIVFYGGILFGIVACSDFAPGLLSPGRIEHLLALPLQRWHLLAGTFLGVMTLALGGTVYAAGGLTLIFGVKTGYWTVGPLVAGGLACVGFAAVYAVMLTTATVVRSAALCSAAGFVLLVGGILAGFRADVSRYLESGFGRQAFDAVTLVLPRLSALAVRAADLASSTPLEKGSLGMLLGGVLVFGLGALTVGFWHFEGKDC, encoded by the coding sequence ATGAGGAGCCCGGTCTTCGTCATCGCGGGGTACGTGCTGCGCGAGGCGGCGTCGCGCAAGTTCATCCTGGCCTTCATGGTCGGGCTCACGCTGGTGCTGGCCACGGTGGCGCTCAGCCTCAAGCTGGAGGTGGTGGACGGGGCGCTCGCGGCGACGCGGCTGTTTGGCGACGTGGTGCACGCCAGCATCACCGCCGTGGACGTGGCGCTGCGGCCCGTCTTCCGCGCGTCCGCCTACATCGTGTTCTACGGAGGCATCCTCTTCGGGATCGTCGCGTGTTCGGACTTCGCGCCGGGCCTGCTGTCGCCCGGCCGCATCGAGCACCTGCTCGCCCTCCCCTTGCAGCGCTGGCACCTGCTGGCGGGCACGTTCCTGGGGGTGATGACGCTGGCCCTGGGCGGCACGGTGTACGCCGCGGGGGGGCTGACGCTCATCTTCGGGGTGAAGACGGGGTATTGGACGGTGGGGCCGCTGGTCGCGGGGGGGCTGGCGTGCGTGGGGTTCGCGGCGGTCTACGCGGTGATGCTCACCACGGCGACGGTGGTGCGCAGCGCGGCGCTGTGCTCCGCGGCGGGCTTCGTGCTGCTGGTGGGGGGCATCCTGGCGGGGTTCCGCGCGGACGTGTCGCGCTATCTGGAGTCCGGCTTCGGCCGCCAGGCGTTCGACGCGGTGACGCTGGTGCTGCCCCGGCTGTCCGCGCTGGCGGTGCGCGCGGCGGATCTGGCCAGCTCGACGCCGTTGGAGAAGGGTTCGCTGGGAATGCTGTTGGGCGGCGTGCTGGTGTTCGGTCTGGGAGCGCTCACGGTGGGCTTCTGGCACTTCGAGGGAAAGGACTGCTGA
- the hemB gene encoding porphobilinogen synthase, whose amino-acid sequence MAHPVHRPRRLRRSAALRDMVRETRLSPTDFIYPLFVVEGRDIRRPISSMPGIFNLSVEHAVQEAKHAKSLGVPSVILFGIPDHKDARGTQAYARDGIVQRAIQEIKADVPDLQVIADVCLCEYTDHGHCGVLDGNHVANDATLPLLAQMAVTCAQAGADIIAPSDMMDGRIGAIRKALDEVKHQDTPIMAYSAKYASGFYGPFREAAQSTPQFGDRRGYQMDPGNVREALRETALDVEEGADFIMVKPALSYLDVIRALRENFDLPLAAYNVSGEYAMLKAAGQNGWVDYERVMMEVLTSIKRAGADLILTYHALEAAKLL is encoded by the coding sequence ATGGCCCACCCCGTCCACCGCCCCCGCCGGCTGCGCCGCTCCGCGGCCCTCCGTGACATGGTGAGAGAGACGCGTCTCTCGCCCACGGACTTCATCTACCCGCTGTTCGTGGTCGAGGGCCGGGACATCCGCCGGCCCATCTCCTCCATGCCGGGCATCTTCAACCTCTCGGTGGAGCACGCCGTGCAGGAGGCGAAGCACGCGAAGTCCCTGGGCGTGCCGTCCGTCATCCTCTTCGGCATCCCGGACCACAAGGACGCGCGGGGCACGCAGGCGTACGCGCGCGACGGCATCGTCCAGCGCGCCATCCAGGAGATCAAGGCGGACGTCCCCGACCTCCAGGTCATCGCGGACGTGTGCCTGTGCGAATACACCGACCACGGCCACTGCGGCGTCCTGGACGGCAACCACGTGGCCAACGACGCCACGCTGCCCCTCCTGGCCCAGATGGCCGTCACGTGCGCGCAGGCGGGCGCGGACATCATCGCCCCGTCGGACATGATGGACGGCCGCATCGGCGCCATCCGCAAGGCCCTGGATGAGGTGAAGCACCAGGACACGCCCATCATGGCGTACTCGGCGAAGTACGCCTCCGGCTTCTACGGCCCCTTCCGCGAGGCCGCCCAGAGCACGCCGCAGTTCGGCGACCGGCGCGGCTACCAGATGGACCCGGGCAACGTGCGCGAGGCCCTGCGCGAGACGGCGCTGGACGTGGAGGAGGGCGCGGACTTCATCATGGTGAAGCCGGCGCTCTCGTACCTGGACGTCATCCGCGCCCTGCGGGAGAACTTCGACCTGCCGCTCGCCGCCTACAACGTCTCCGGTGAGTACGCGATGCTCAAGGCCGCCGGTCAGAACGGCTGGGTGGACTATGAGCGCGTGATGATGGAGGTCCTCACCTCCATCAAGCGCGCCGGGGCGGACCTGATCCTCACCTACCACGCCCTGGAAGCGGCCAAACTCCTCTAG
- a CDS encoding D-alanine--D-alanine ligase family protein, translating to MRIALTYNLRLSDSEEEAEFDTQETVNTLAGAIERLGHRLERFEVSGPASRTVARLEAYSPDLIFNTAEGRRGRFREAFYPALFDELGFAYTGSDAYALALTLDKQLTKLILSKHGIRTPGWQYVEKLSELTAENLRFPVIVKPNFEGSSKGITQDSVAETLEQVREKVAKALEKYPAGVLVEEYISGRDLTVPFLAAVDNDFDGVLAPVEYVIDPEAAAGRKYAIYDYELKTRREKAVTVRAPANIPAKMAEDVRTMAQKILQVLDCRDLGRLDFRISDAGVPYFLEINALPSLEPGAGIYAAAELEGLHLDGVINSIIQSAGKRYKIRDSARRQGKPARKSGPLRVGFSFNVKRVKPSATAETVQEDSEAEYDSPNTLQAIREAIASWGHEVIDLEATAELPTVLSSTPLDIVFNIAEGFKGRNRESQVPAMLELLDIPYTGSDPATLSLALDKALAKKIVRQAGILTPNFQLMVTGKERLNKEFTSFPLIVKPVAEGSSKGVVTKSVCYSEAELRDVVKEIAGKYQQPALIEEYIGGREFTVGLLGERRPRVLPPMEIVFLDKAEKNPVYSFQHKLDWTDRIRYDAPAKLEPALLEKLRTAARNSFMALGCRDVARIDFRMDDKGRIYFIECNPLPGLTPGWSDLVLIAAGAGMDYRTLIGEIMAPAIRRYKEREARRAQTENPPGPTPPLNKVVQRIEEQSAQAAAAAAASAAPADATPGVVVPRVELKS from the coding sequence ATGCGCATCGCGCTGACCTACAACCTGCGGCTTTCGGACTCGGAAGAAGAGGCGGAGTTCGACACGCAGGAGACGGTGAACACGCTGGCGGGAGCCATTGAACGGCTGGGCCACCGCCTGGAGCGCTTCGAGGTGAGCGGGCCCGCGTCGCGCACCGTCGCCCGTCTGGAGGCGTACAGCCCGGACCTCATCTTCAACACGGCGGAGGGCCGCCGTGGCCGCTTCCGCGAGGCCTTCTATCCGGCGCTCTTCGACGAGCTGGGCTTCGCGTACACGGGCTCGGACGCGTACGCGCTGGCGCTCACGCTGGACAAGCAGCTCACCAAGCTCATCCTGTCCAAGCACGGCATCCGCACCCCGGGCTGGCAGTACGTGGAGAAGCTCAGCGAGCTGACGGCGGAGAACCTGCGCTTCCCCGTCATCGTGAAGCCCAACTTCGAAGGCTCCTCCAAGGGCATCACCCAGGACTCCGTCGCGGAGACGCTGGAGCAGGTGCGGGAGAAGGTGGCGAAGGCGCTGGAGAAGTACCCGGCGGGCGTGCTGGTGGAGGAGTACATCAGCGGGCGCGACCTCACGGTGCCGTTCCTGGCCGCGGTGGACAACGACTTCGACGGCGTGCTCGCGCCGGTGGAGTACGTCATCGACCCGGAGGCCGCCGCGGGCCGCAAGTACGCCATCTACGACTACGAGCTGAAGACCCGCCGCGAGAAGGCGGTGACGGTCCGCGCTCCCGCGAACATCCCGGCGAAGATGGCCGAGGACGTGCGCACGATGGCGCAGAAGATCCTCCAGGTGCTGGACTGCCGCGACCTGGGCCGGTTGGACTTCCGCATCTCCGACGCGGGCGTGCCGTACTTCCTGGAGATCAACGCGCTGCCCAGCCTGGAGCCGGGCGCGGGCATCTACGCCGCGGCGGAGCTGGAGGGCCTGCACCTGGACGGGGTCATCAACTCCATCATCCAGAGCGCCGGCAAGCGCTACAAGATCCGCGACTCCGCGCGCCGCCAGGGCAAGCCCGCGCGCAAGTCCGGGCCGCTGCGGGTGGGCTTCAGCTTCAACGTGAAGCGCGTGAAGCCCAGCGCCACCGCGGAGACGGTGCAGGAGGACAGCGAGGCGGAGTACGACTCGCCCAACACGCTCCAGGCCATCCGCGAGGCCATCGCGTCGTGGGGCCATGAGGTCATCGACCTGGAGGCCACGGCGGAGCTGCCCACGGTGCTCTCCAGCACGCCGCTGGACATCGTCTTCAACATCGCCGAGGGCTTCAAGGGCCGCAATCGCGAGAGCCAGGTGCCCGCGATGCTGGAGCTGCTGGACATCCCGTACACGGGCAGCGATCCCGCGACGCTGTCGCTCGCGCTGGACAAGGCGCTGGCGAAGAAGATCGTCCGCCAGGCGGGCATCCTCACGCCCAACTTCCAGTTGATGGTCACGGGCAAGGAGCGCCTCAACAAGGAGTTCACCTCCTTCCCGCTCATCGTGAAGCCGGTGGCGGAGGGCAGCTCCAAGGGCGTCGTCACCAAGAGCGTCTGCTACTCCGAGGCGGAGCTGCGCGACGTGGTGAAGGAGATCGCCGGCAAGTACCAGCAGCCCGCGCTGATCGAGGAGTACATCGGCGGCCGGGAGTTCACGGTGGGCCTGCTCGGGGAGCGCCGTCCGCGCGTCCTGCCGCCCATGGAGATCGTCTTCCTGGACAAGGCGGAGAAGAACCCCGTCTACAGCTTCCAGCACAAGCTCGATTGGACGGACCGCATCCGCTACGACGCGCCCGCGAAGCTCGAGCCCGCGCTGCTGGAGAAGCTGCGCACGGCGGCGCGCAATTCGTTCATGGCGCTGGGCTGCCGCGACGTGGCGCGCATCGACTTCCGCATGGACGACAAGGGGCGCATCTACTTCATCGAGTGCAACCCGCTGCCCGGCCTCACGCCCGGCTGGAGCGACCTGGTGCTCATCGCGGCGGGCGCGGGCATGGACTACCGGACGCTGATTGGCGAGATCATGGCGCCCGCGATCCGCCGCTACAAGGAGCGCGAGGCTCGCCGGGCCCAGACCGAGAACCCGCCCGGCCCCACGCCGCCGCTCAACAAGGTGGTGCAGCGCATCGAGGAGCAGTCCGCCCAGGCCGCCGCCGCCGCTGCTGCCTCCGCCGCGCCCGCGGATGCCACGCCCGGGGTCGTCGTGCCGCGCGTGGAGCTCAAGTCCTGA
- a CDS encoding ABC transporter ATP-binding protein has protein sequence MDLHVPAGSAFGLIGPNGAGKTTFIKSVLGIVRPSAGTVRVLGGSPEDPAIRARIGYLPERLHLPGTWKAPAFLATVARLKGLKPDGGAHTRLLERVGLAEALERRIGGYSKGMRQRLGLAAALLGDPALLVLDEPTDGIDPMGRLEVRRILQEEVRRGVTLFLNSHLLAETERVCDRVAILADGRVLREGRLEDLAKAGARWRVRFAPGAEPAALAAAGFTPSGGAGPEVRGGSAPVEARGAGGREEGVYAVEAADVTVLNAALDRARASGALLMELKREGADLEAVLLGAVGGPGVAA, from the coding sequence ATGGACCTCCACGTCCCCGCGGGCAGCGCGTTCGGGCTGATTGGCCCCAACGGCGCCGGCAAGACGACCTTCATCAAGAGCGTGCTCGGCATCGTCCGCCCGTCGGCGGGCACGGTGCGCGTGCTGGGCGGTTCGCCGGAGGATCCGGCCATCCGCGCGCGCATCGGCTACCTGCCGGAGCGGCTGCACCTGCCGGGCACCTGGAAGGCGCCCGCGTTCCTGGCGACGGTGGCGCGGCTCAAGGGGCTGAAGCCGGATGGCGGCGCGCACACGCGGCTGCTGGAGCGCGTGGGGTTGGCGGAGGCGCTGGAGCGCCGGATCGGGGGCTACTCGAAGGGCATGCGGCAACGGCTGGGGCTGGCGGCGGCGCTGCTGGGAGACCCCGCGCTGCTGGTGTTGGACGAGCCCACGGACGGCATCGACCCCATGGGCCGGCTGGAGGTGCGCCGCATCCTCCAGGAGGAGGTCCGCCGGGGCGTGACCTTGTTCCTCAACTCGCACCTGCTGGCGGAGACGGAGCGGGTGTGTGACCGGGTGGCCATCCTCGCGGACGGGCGCGTGCTGCGCGAAGGCCGGCTGGAGGACCTGGCGAAGGCGGGGGCCCGCTGGCGCGTGCGCTTCGCCCCCGGCGCGGAGCCCGCGGCGCTGGCGGCGGCGGGCTTCACGCCTTCGGGAGGAGCGGGCCCGGAGGTCCGTGGCGGCTCCGCCCCCGTGGAGGCGCGGGGGGCGGGTGGACGCGAGGAAGGGGTGTACGCGGTGGAGGCGGCGGACGTGACGGTGCTCAACGCGGCGCTGGACCGGGCGCGAGCTTCGGGCGCGCTGCTGATGGAGCTCAAGCGCGAGGGCGCGGACCTGGAGGCGGTGCTCCTGGGCGCGGTCGGCGGGCCGGGGGTGGCGGCATGA
- a CDS encoding FAD-dependent monooxygenase, protein METTPVLVVGGGLVGLSASLFLAWRGIPTVLVERHPGSSPHPRAIGYTPRTLELLRAVGVAGRVPPIPPGFRLRRARVESLAGKWFEESPWTPENARKSTLEYSPCTGAAVAQDRLEPLLRDRALELGADIRLETELIRLEQDAEGVTAWLRRRDGAESTLRAAYVIAADGHRSPIREALGIGRTGRGHMRTVRSVLFRAPLDAYLEAGVTQFQIEQEGFSAFLTTYGDGRWVLIFSDDQQRDEATLRAMVGKAIGRTDLPVELITTGRWELSALIADRFSSGRVFLAGDAAHTLPPSRGGYGANTGIEDAHNLAWKLAEVLAGTSTPALLDTYDAERRPIAWLRHQQIFARNDYKAEAAGASEGVRILDDDAMEFGQLYRSAAVLGAGDDLPPAARPEEWAGQPGARAPHAWVDRGGERLSTLDLFQRGWVLLAEDERWLPAAKHLGIEAVRIGVDVLPSEPESLRKALGLEQGGASLIRPDGYVGWRSVDLPEDPRGALTDALAALRR, encoded by the coding sequence ATGGAAACGACTCCGGTTCTGGTGGTGGGTGGCGGCCTGGTGGGCTTGTCCGCCTCGTTGTTCCTGGCCTGGCGGGGCATCCCGACGGTGCTCGTCGAGCGGCACCCTGGCAGCTCGCCGCATCCACGGGCCATCGGCTACACGCCGAGGACCCTGGAGCTGCTGCGCGCGGTCGGCGTGGCGGGCCGCGTCCCCCCCATCCCGCCGGGCTTCCGGCTGCGCAGGGCCCGGGTGGAGAGCCTCGCCGGCAAGTGGTTCGAGGAGTCTCCGTGGACTCCGGAGAACGCGCGCAAGTCCACGCTGGAGTACTCGCCGTGCACGGGGGCCGCGGTGGCGCAGGACCGGCTGGAGCCGCTGCTGCGGGACCGGGCGCTCGAACTCGGCGCGGACATCCGGCTGGAGACCGAGCTGATCCGCTTGGAGCAGGACGCGGAAGGGGTCACGGCCTGGCTGCGCCGTCGAGATGGCGCTGAGTCCACGCTGCGTGCGGCCTACGTCATCGCGGCGGACGGGCACCGAAGCCCCATCCGCGAGGCGCTGGGCATCGGCCGCACGGGCCGGGGCCACATGCGCACGGTGCGCAGCGTCCTGTTCCGCGCGCCGCTCGACGCGTATCTCGAAGCAGGGGTCACCCAGTTCCAGATTGAGCAGGAGGGCTTCAGCGCGTTCCTCACCACGTACGGGGACGGACGCTGGGTGCTCATCTTCTCGGATGATCAGCAGCGGGACGAGGCCACGCTGCGGGCCATGGTGGGCAAGGCGATTGGCAGGACGGACCTGCCGGTGGAGCTCATCACCACGGGCCGCTGGGAGCTGAGCGCGCTGATCGCGGACCGGTTCTCCTCCGGCAGGGTGTTCCTGGCCGGGGACGCCGCGCACACGCTGCCGCCCAGCCGGGGTGGCTACGGCGCCAACACCGGCATCGAGGACGCCCACAACCTCGCGTGGAAGCTGGCGGAGGTCCTCGCCGGAACCTCGACGCCCGCGCTGCTGGACACGTACGACGCGGAGCGGCGCCCCATCGCGTGGCTCAGGCACCAGCAGATCTTCGCGCGCAATGACTACAAGGCCGAAGCGGCGGGGGCCTCCGAGGGCGTGCGCATCCTCGATGACGACGCCATGGAGTTCGGCCAGCTCTATCGCTCCGCCGCGGTGCTGGGCGCGGGGGACGACCTTCCGCCCGCGGCGCGGCCCGAGGAGTGGGCCGGTCAGCCCGGCGCGCGCGCGCCGCATGCGTGGGTGGACCGAGGAGGCGAGCGGCTGTCCACGCTGGACCTGTTCCAGCGTGGCTGGGTGCTGCTCGCGGAGGACGAGCGGTGGCTCCCCGCAGCGAAGCACCTGGGCATCGAAGCGGTGCGCATCGGCGTGGACGTGCTGCCCTCCGAGCCGGAGTCGCTCCGGAAGGCCCTCGGTCTGGAGCAGGGCGGCGCCTCGCTCATCCGCCCCGATGGGTACGTGGGCTGGCGCTCCGTGGACCTGCCCGAGGATCCGCGCGGCGCGCTCACGGACGCGCTGGCGGCCCTCCGGCGTTGA
- a CDS encoding carotenoid oxygenase family protein yields the protein MTTATKQTMSSSAPGWLRAFRTLPRQHGFEPLRVEGQVPEGLRGSLYRVGPWTFDVHGRPYQHWFDGDGGMLGVRFGADGVRGAARMVDSPTIVTERRAHGQRFGAYGTPTPLLHKLRNVRKNSANTSVMAWNGKLYALFEASLPVEVSQEDLSTLGETDLDGVVVESFSAHPHRVPSRKASYNFGIRYGRETTAELYALPDGQKAQRLGAVKLPGATMVHDFIATDRYLVFFLSPLRLNLFRMLLRMGSYSENLRWRPDAGTEVLVVPIDDVEHPVRISTDAFYVWHFANAYEAGDTLVVDYVHYPDFTTNQWLGELVRGTTSTDAQGQLHRAVVDVKAGTFRTERRLDMSCEFPRVAPGVVGRAPQSVYLGVHQRDASRRGLFDGVARVELETGRLTVAPLGEGTYPSEPVFVPRPGAQAEDDGWVLTQVYDVKSDTSHVAVLDARHMEAGPVARCHFDHALPPTFHGGFAPAK from the coding sequence ATGACGACCGCGACGAAGCAGACGATGTCCTCCTCCGCGCCGGGCTGGCTGCGAGCGTTCCGCACGCTCCCCCGCCAGCACGGCTTCGAACCTCTGCGGGTGGAGGGCCAGGTGCCGGAGGGGCTGCGGGGTTCGCTGTACCGGGTGGGGCCATGGACGTTCGACGTGCACGGCCGGCCGTATCAGCACTGGTTCGACGGGGACGGCGGGATGCTGGGCGTGCGCTTCGGCGCGGACGGGGTGCGAGGCGCGGCGCGCATGGTGGACTCGCCCACCATCGTCACGGAGCGGCGGGCGCACGGGCAGCGCTTCGGCGCGTACGGCACCCCCACTCCGCTGCTGCACAAGCTGCGCAACGTGCGCAAGAACTCCGCGAACACGTCGGTGATGGCGTGGAACGGCAAGCTGTACGCGCTCTTCGAGGCGAGCCTCCCGGTGGAGGTGTCCCAGGAGGACCTGAGCACCCTGGGTGAGACGGACTTGGATGGCGTGGTGGTGGAGAGCTTCTCCGCGCACCCGCACCGCGTGCCGTCGCGCAAGGCGTCCTACAACTTCGGCATCCGCTACGGCCGGGAGACGACCGCGGAGCTGTACGCGCTGCCTGACGGACAGAAGGCCCAGAGGCTGGGCGCGGTGAAGCTGCCCGGCGCGACGATGGTGCACGACTTCATCGCCACGGACCGCTACCTCGTCTTCTTCCTGTCTCCGCTGCGGCTCAACCTCTTCCGCATGCTGCTGCGGATGGGCTCGTACTCGGAGAACCTGCGGTGGCGTCCGGACGCGGGCACGGAGGTGCTGGTGGTGCCCATCGATGACGTGGAACACCCGGTGCGCATCTCCACGGACGCGTTCTACGTCTGGCACTTCGCCAACGCGTACGAAGCGGGCGACACGCTGGTGGTGGACTACGTGCACTACCCCGACTTCACGACGAACCAGTGGCTGGGTGAGCTGGTGCGCGGCACCACCTCCACCGACGCGCAGGGCCAGCTCCACCGCGCGGTGGTGGACGTGAAGGCCGGCACCTTCCGCACCGAGCGCCGGCTGGACATGAGCTGCGAGTTCCCCCGCGTGGCCCCCGGCGTGGTGGGACGGGCGCCCCAGTCCGTCTACCTGGGCGTGCACCAGCGCGATGCGTCCCGGCGCGGCCTCTTCGACGGCGTGGCGCGCGTGGAGCTGGAGACCGGCCGCTTGACGGTGGCTCCGCTCGGCGAGGGCACCTACCCCTCCGAGCCTGTCTTCGTCCCCCGCCCCGGAGCCCAAGCGGAGGACGACGGCTGGGTGCTCACGCAGGTCTACGACGTGAAGTCAGACACGTCCCACGTCGCCGTGCTGGACGCGCGCCACATGGAGGCGGGCCCCGTCGCGCGCTGCCACTTCGACCACGCGCTGCCGCCCACCTTCCACGGCGGCTTCGCGCCCGCGAAGTAG
- a CDS encoding TetR/AcrR family transcriptional regulator produces the protein MTQKPPDLDSALIWERPEPPSRPSPGPLSRERIVHAALALADAEGLESVSLRKVGAALGAGPMRLYGYLSTKEELLELMVDAVYAEMVSEGPIHGEWREALRTIAQRTRRAARAHPWLVDLLVGRPHLGPHALAHLEASLAALSGLPGFEDIDAVMQAVGTVNAYVIGATRTEANELNLERASGMNKSQWQTATWPYIQRMIATGRFPTIAKVVKDARHPSFDVMFDGGLDCVLDGIAARLAR, from the coding sequence ATGACCCAGAAGCCTCCCGACCTGGACTCCGCCCTCATCTGGGAGCGCCCGGAGCCCCCCAGCCGTCCATCACCCGGGCCGCTGAGCCGCGAGCGGATCGTCCACGCCGCCCTCGCGCTCGCTGACGCGGAGGGACTGGAGTCCGTGTCGCTGCGAAAGGTCGGGGCCGCGCTCGGTGCCGGGCCCATGCGGCTCTACGGCTACCTGTCCACCAAGGAGGAGCTGCTCGAGCTCATGGTGGACGCCGTGTACGCGGAGATGGTGTCCGAGGGGCCCATCCACGGTGAGTGGCGTGAGGCCCTGCGGACCATCGCCCAGCGCACCCGGCGGGCCGCGCGCGCGCACCCGTGGCTGGTGGACCTGCTGGTGGGCCGACCGCACCTGGGCCCCCATGCGCTCGCGCACCTGGAGGCGTCACTCGCGGCGCTGAGCGGCCTCCCAGGCTTCGAGGACATCGACGCGGTCATGCAGGCCGTGGGCACCGTCAACGCCTACGTGATCGGCGCCACCCGGACCGAGGCCAACGAGCTGAACCTGGAGCGCGCGAGCGGCATGAACAAGTCCCAGTGGCAGACGGCCACGTGGCCGTACATCCAGCGGATGATCGCCACCGGCCGCTTTCCGACCATCGCGAAGGTGGTGAAGGACGCCCGCCACCCGTCGTTCGACGTCATGTTCGATGGCGGCCTGGACTGCGTGCTCGACGGCATCGCGGCACGGCTCGCGCGCTGA